In a genomic window of Myotis daubentonii chromosome X, mMyoDau2.1, whole genome shotgun sequence:
- the LOC132223355 gene encoding E3 ubiquitin-protein ligase SIAH1-like: MSHQTATSLPTGTSTCTPSERVSTLTGNTASNSDLASLFECPVCFDYALPPIRQCQSGHLVCSNCRPKLKCCPTCRGPLGSIRNLAMDKVANSVLFPCKYASFGCEITLPHTEKADHEELCEFQPYACPSPGSSCKWQGSLDAVMPHLTHKHKSITTLQGEDIVFLATDINLPGAVGWVMMQYCFGFHFMLYLEKQEKYYGHQHFFAIVQLIGTRKQAENFAYRLQLNGPNRRLTWEAIPRSIHEGIETAIRNSDCLIFDTSIAQLFAKNGNLGINVTICMG; this comes from the coding sequence ATGAGCCACCAGACTGCTACCTCGTTACCCACTGGGACCTCCACGTGCACACCGTCGGAGAGGGTGTCCACCCTCACGGGCAACACTGCGTCCAACAGTGACCTGGCCAGTCTCTTTGAGTGTCCTGTCTGCTTTGACTATGCGTTGCCACCCATTCGTCAGTGTCAGAGCGGCCATCTTGTCTGTAGCAACTGTCGCCCAAAGCTCAAGTGTTGTCCAACCTGCCGGGGCCCCTTGGGATCCATTCGCAACTTGGCGATGGACAAAGTGGCCAATTCGGTACTTTTCCCTTGTAAATACGCCTCTTTCGGGTGTGAGATCACTCTCCCCCACACGGAAAAAGCAGACCATGAGGAGCTCTGCGAGTTCCAGCCTTacgcctgcccctcccccggctCGTCCTGTAAGTGGCAGGGCTCCCTGGATGCCGTGATGCCTCACCTGACGCATAAGCACAAGTCCATCACCACCTTGCAGGGGGAGGACATAGTGTTCCTCGCCACGGACATCAATCTCCCCGGGGCAGTGGGCTGGGTGATGATGCAGTACTGCTTCGGCTTCCACTTCATGCTGTACTTGGAGAAGCAGGAGAAGTACTACGGGCACCAGCACTTCTTCGCAATTGTCCAGCTGATAGGAACACGCAAGCAGGCGGAAAATTTTGCTTATCGACTCCAGCTAAATGGTCCTAATCGGCGATTGACTTGGGAAGCTATTCCCCGATCTATTCATGAGGGAATCGAAACGGCCATTAGGAATAGCGACTGTCTCATCTTTGACACCAGCATCGCACAGCTTTTTGCAAAAAATGGCAATCTAGGCATCAATGTCACTATTTGCATGGGTTAA